One window of the Burkholderia ubonensis subsp. mesacidophila genome contains the following:
- a CDS encoding alpha-2-macroglobulin family protein, with amino-acid sequence MKQRDDTKHNKTFQTITRWLWRTGAVAALGAAAVLSLQADAARTVSVSPQGTVAEVRQAVVKFDEPMVAFGSASAPNPARMTCNDSVAGRGQGRWLDDKTWVYDFENDLPPGVRCAVALNDGLRSVAGNAASGPRRFTFQTGGPFPVSVRPGSREIEERQVFVIKLNGPAEERSALANIWCEATGIGNRIPVANADADTRKALLDHFDLKQDAARVLTLSCAQALPSSAKMQLVYGKGVASPSGIANDTERRFDFTVRAPFAASFSCERENAKAPCTPLRPLTLSFNAPIARKSAEAIRLRSPDGTQAPNFAADDKSEEVTTVTFNPPLPEHAALTIELPSDLRDVTGRTLSNADLFPLATRTAPMPPLAKFSSGTFGIVERFAEPGMPALVPVTLRNVEADLHIAGLNAGGAQFSNLKVENDTSIRQWMRRVERFDNWSMTVEGIDEQVPGLLRRGGQHPVYVPLAAGERPPAPKDRRIDVRSLSLLKGESGTQTLTLPKADPKTLRPFETVGVPIDKPGFYVLELASPALGRSLLAKPSSMYVRTAVLVTNLGVHLKQGRENSLVWVTTLDKGKPVPNAQVRVSDCNGDEIAAGKTDAQGLLKIDTPFEPKHECQTAERFDDYFVSARVDDPKTGPDMAFVSSNWNRGIEAWRFNVPTDMGSEPTMRAHTVFDRTLLRAGETVSMKHFLRRETLQSLAFPSQYPTRVTIRHLGSGQTYKLPLSWAADHSADTRFTLPPAAKLGEYSVELEGGPEDAPTASYYSGSFRVEAFRLPVLKGTIGARDAQKSPLIAAKEAPLAVQIDYVSGGGASNLPVQVSALMKWASPPFADTYSEFSFSSYRPETSDATAADDEQDGDNASGSASNDPDATRLIADKLPLTLDHNGAGSVTLKGLPAVDAPKRVALEATFADPNGEVQTIRGDAMLWPAAVVAGIKAGRWVSVGQRVPVQALAVDLQGKPRASVPIEIKGVARITTTSRKRMVGGFYAYDNQSDTRDLGVLCSGKTDDKGRMSCDATLEQAGNVQLIAVAKDGDGRTSNASTSVWVTREDELWFGGDNTDRIDVIPEKTSYEPGETARFQVRMPFRYATALVAVERGGVMETHIVELSGKNPTVDLKVGDTWGPNVYVSVLALRGRIREVPWYSFFTWGWKAPLEWARAFWREGRHYEAPTAFVDLSKPAFRYGLGEIKVGTGAHRLGVTVTTDATRYTVRGKAQAHVKVTLPGGRPAPAGTQVAIAAVDEALLELMPNNSWDLLDAMLRRRAYGVETATAQMEIVGRRHFGRKAVPAGGGGGSAPTRELFDTLLLWNPRVTLDANGSATVEVPLNDALTRFRIVAIAAVGPDRFGTGSTSIRSTQDLQLISGLPPLVREGDAFRAQVTLRNTTERTMRVVVTPRVTGLDIAPQTVSLAPNGAGEVAWTITVPEQALDASGALNWRIEAAEQGGARAADALAVVQKVVPALPVTVQQATLAQVDGTLALPVAPPAGAAPNAQGAPRGGIAVSLQSKLADGLPGVRRWFQHYPYSCLEQQASRAIGLRDPAQWQALTARMPVYLDSDGLASYFPPRSDDSHYGSPTLTSYLLVLSDEASRLDPRFALPEDVRAQLEAGLGRFVEGRIQRDTWAPRQDRDLRKLAAIEALSRYGAAQGRMLGSLEIAPNQWPTSAVIDYHAILTRVKDIPQRDEKRAQVEQILRARLTYQGTQLVFSTARDDDLWWLMTSNETNAARLALEFAGDPAWKDEMPRVTSGLLALQRQGAWQTTTSNALGLLAVERFSRVYESTPVSGTTKVTLGGDERSIAWSSSPAASAASAASAAPAASAVPASATPATRAAAARSVMLPWPRAAQPGTLSVAQNGTGRPWAAIESLAAVPLRAPFAAGYRITKTVTPVSPAVKGVLTRGDVVRVHLDIDAQSDMTWVVVNDPIPSGATILGSGLGRDSEAATQGEKTADGAWPAFIERDFDGYRAYYDYVPKGKLSVEYTVRLNNVGTFGLPPTRVEALYAPSVYGLWPNPPVTVKPADAGKP; translated from the coding sequence ATGAAGCAGCGCGACGACACCAAGCACAACAAAACCTTTCAAACCATCACGCGATGGCTCTGGCGCACCGGCGCCGTCGCGGCGCTCGGGGCCGCCGCGGTGCTGTCGCTGCAGGCCGACGCCGCGCGCACAGTGAGCGTGTCGCCGCAAGGCACCGTCGCCGAGGTGCGGCAGGCCGTCGTCAAGTTCGACGAACCGATGGTCGCGTTCGGTTCGGCGTCCGCGCCGAATCCCGCGCGCATGACCTGCAACGATTCGGTCGCCGGGCGCGGCCAGGGCCGCTGGCTCGACGACAAGACCTGGGTCTACGACTTCGAGAACGACCTGCCGCCCGGCGTGCGCTGCGCGGTCGCGCTCAACGACGGGCTGCGCTCGGTCGCGGGCAACGCGGCCAGCGGCCCGCGCCGCTTCACGTTCCAGACGGGCGGCCCGTTCCCGGTGTCGGTGCGGCCCGGCTCGCGCGAGATCGAGGAACGGCAGGTGTTCGTGATCAAGCTGAACGGCCCCGCCGAAGAGCGCTCGGCGCTCGCGAACATCTGGTGCGAGGCGACCGGCATCGGCAACCGCATCCCCGTCGCGAACGCCGACGCGGACACGCGCAAGGCGCTGCTCGATCACTTCGACCTGAAGCAGGACGCCGCGCGGGTGCTGACGCTGTCGTGCGCGCAGGCGCTGCCGTCGAGCGCGAAGATGCAGCTGGTATACGGCAAGGGCGTTGCCAGCCCGAGCGGCATCGCGAACGACACCGAGCGGCGTTTCGATTTCACCGTGCGCGCGCCGTTCGCCGCGAGCTTCTCTTGCGAACGCGAAAACGCGAAGGCGCCGTGCACGCCGCTGCGGCCGCTGACGCTCTCGTTCAATGCACCGATCGCGCGCAAGAGCGCCGAAGCGATCCGGCTGCGCAGCCCGGACGGCACGCAGGCGCCGAACTTCGCGGCGGACGACAAGAGCGAGGAGGTAACGACCGTCACGTTCAACCCGCCGCTGCCCGAGCACGCCGCGCTGACGATCGAGCTGCCGTCGGACCTGCGCGACGTCACCGGGCGCACGCTGAGCAACGCCGACCTGTTCCCGCTCGCGACGCGCACCGCGCCGATGCCGCCGCTCGCGAAATTCTCGTCGGGCACCTTCGGCATCGTCGAGCGCTTCGCCGAGCCCGGCATGCCGGCGCTCGTGCCGGTCACGCTGCGCAACGTCGAGGCCGACCTGCACATCGCGGGCCTGAACGCCGGCGGCGCGCAATTCTCGAACCTGAAAGTCGAGAACGACACGTCGATCCGCCAGTGGATGCGGCGCGTCGAGCGGTTCGACAACTGGTCGATGACCGTCGAGGGGATCGACGAGCAAGTCCCCGGCCTGCTCCGGCGCGGCGGGCAGCATCCCGTCTACGTGCCGCTCGCGGCAGGCGAACGCCCGCCCGCGCCGAAGGACCGCCGCATCGACGTGCGTTCGCTGTCGCTGCTCAAGGGCGAGTCCGGCACGCAGACGCTGACGCTGCCGAAGGCCGATCCGAAGACGCTGCGACCGTTCGAGACCGTCGGCGTGCCGATCGACAAGCCCGGCTTCTACGTGCTCGAGCTCGCGTCGCCGGCGCTCGGCCGCTCGCTGCTCGCGAAGCCGTCGAGCATGTACGTGCGCACCGCGGTGCTCGTCACCAATCTCGGCGTGCACCTGAAGCAGGGCCGCGAGAACAGCCTGGTCTGGGTCACCACGCTCGACAAGGGCAAGCCGGTGCCGAACGCGCAGGTGCGCGTGTCCGACTGCAACGGCGACGAGATCGCCGCCGGCAAGACCGACGCGCAGGGCCTGCTGAAGATCGACACGCCGTTCGAGCCGAAGCACGAATGCCAGACGGCCGAGCGCTTCGACGACTACTTCGTGTCGGCCCGCGTCGACGATCCGAAGACCGGCCCCGACATGGCGTTCGTCAGCTCGAACTGGAACCGGGGCATCGAGGCGTGGCGCTTCAACGTGCCGACCGACATGGGCAGCGAGCCGACCATGCGCGCGCACACCGTGTTCGACCGCACGCTGCTGCGCGCGGGCGAAACCGTGTCGATGAAGCACTTCCTGCGCCGGGAAACGCTGCAGAGCCTCGCGTTCCCGTCGCAATACCCGACCCGCGTGACGATCCGCCATCTCGGCAGCGGGCAGACGTACAAGCTGCCGCTGAGCTGGGCCGCCGACCATAGCGCCGACACCCGCTTCACGCTGCCGCCGGCCGCGAAGCTCGGCGAATACAGCGTCGAGCTCGAAGGCGGCCCCGAGGATGCGCCGACCGCCAGCTACTACAGCGGCAGCTTCCGGGTCGAGGCGTTCCGCCTGCCCGTCCTCAAGGGCACGATCGGCGCGCGCGACGCGCAGAAGAGCCCGCTCATCGCCGCGAAGGAAGCGCCGCTCGCGGTGCAGATCGACTACGTGTCGGGCGGCGGCGCGTCGAACCTGCCGGTGCAGGTGTCGGCGCTGATGAAATGGGCGTCCCCGCCGTTCGCCGATACCTATTCCGAGTTCAGCTTCTCGTCGTACCGCCCGGAGACCAGCGACGCGACGGCCGCCGACGACGAGCAGGACGGCGACAACGCATCGGGCAGCGCAAGCAACGATCCCGACGCGACCAGGCTGATCGCCGACAAGCTGCCTCTGACGCTCGACCACAACGGCGCGGGCTCGGTCACGCTCAAGGGGCTGCCTGCCGTCGACGCGCCGAAGCGCGTCGCGCTCGAAGCGACCTTCGCCGATCCGAACGGCGAGGTCCAGACGATCCGCGGCGACGCGATGCTGTGGCCGGCCGCGGTGGTCGCGGGCATCAAGGCGGGCCGCTGGGTATCGGTCGGCCAGCGGGTGCCCGTGCAGGCGCTCGCCGTCGACCTGCAGGGCAAGCCGCGCGCGTCGGTGCCGATCGAGATCAAGGGCGTCGCGCGCATCACGACGACGTCGCGCAAGCGCATGGTCGGCGGCTTCTACGCGTACGACAACCAGAGCGACACGCGCGACCTCGGCGTGCTGTGCTCGGGCAAGACCGACGACAAGGGCCGCATGTCGTGCGACGCGACGCTCGAACAGGCCGGCAACGTGCAGCTGATCGCGGTCGCGAAGGACGGTGACGGACGCACGTCCAACGCGTCGACGTCGGTGTGGGTCACGCGCGAGGACGAGCTCTGGTTCGGCGGCGACAACACCGATCGGATCGACGTGATTCCGGAGAAGACTTCGTACGAACCGGGCGAAACCGCCCGCTTCCAGGTGCGGATGCCGTTCCGCTACGCGACCGCGCTCGTCGCGGTCGAGCGCGGCGGCGTGATGGAGACGCACATCGTCGAGCTGAGCGGCAAGAACCCGACGGTCGACCTGAAGGTCGGCGACACGTGGGGGCCGAACGTCTACGTGTCGGTGCTCGCGCTGCGCGGCCGGATTCGCGAGGTGCCGTGGTACTCGTTCTTCACGTGGGGCTGGAAGGCGCCGCTCGAATGGGCGCGCGCGTTCTGGCGCGAAGGCCGTCACTATGAAGCGCCGACCGCGTTCGTCGACCTGTCGAAGCCCGCGTTCCGCTACGGCCTCGGCGAGATCAAGGTCGGCACGGGCGCGCACCGGCTCGGCGTGACGGTCACGACCGACGCGACCCGCTACACCGTGCGCGGCAAGGCGCAGGCGCACGTGAAGGTCACGCTGCCGGGCGGCCGGCCCGCGCCGGCCGGCACGCAGGTCGCGATCGCGGCCGTCGACGAGGCGCTGCTCGAACTGATGCCCAACAACAGCTGGGACCTGCTCGACGCGATGCTGCGGCGACGCGCATACGGCGTCGAGACCGCCACCGCGCAGATGGAGATCGTCGGCCGCCGCCACTTCGGCCGCAAGGCCGTGCCGGCCGGCGGCGGCGGCGGCAGCGCGCCGACCCGCGAGCTGTTCGACACGCTGCTGCTGTGGAATCCACGCGTGACGCTCGACGCGAACGGCAGCGCAACCGTCGAGGTGCCGCTCAACGATGCGCTGACCCGCTTCCGGATCGTCGCGATCGCGGCGGTCGGCCCCGACCGCTTCGGCACCGGCAGCACGTCGATCCGCAGCACGCAGGACCTGCAGCTGATCTCCGGCCTGCCGCCGCTGGTGCGCGAAGGCGACGCATTCCGCGCGCAGGTCACGCTGCGCAATACGACCGAGCGCACGATGCGGGTCGTCGTCACGCCGCGCGTGACCGGCCTCGACATCGCGCCGCAAACCGTTTCCCTCGCGCCGAACGGCGCCGGCGAAGTCGCGTGGACGATCACCGTGCCCGAGCAGGCGCTCGATGCGAGCGGCGCGCTGAACTGGCGCATCGAGGCGGCCGAGCAAGGCGGCGCACGCGCGGCCGACGCGCTCGCGGTCGTGCAGAAGGTCGTGCCCGCGCTGCCGGTCACCGTGCAGCAGGCGACGCTCGCGCAGGTCGACGGCACGCTCGCGCTGCCCGTCGCGCCGCCGGCCGGCGCGGCCCCGAACGCGCAAGGCGCGCCGCGCGGCGGCATCGCCGTGTCGCTGCAATCGAAGCTGGCCGACGGCCTGCCGGGCGTGCGGCGCTGGTTCCAGCACTACCCGTACAGCTGCCTCGAACAGCAGGCGTCGCGCGCGATCGGGCTGCGCGATCCCGCGCAATGGCAGGCGCTGACCGCGCGCATGCCGGTCTATCTGGACAGCGACGGGCTCGCGAGCTATTTCCCGCCGCGCTCCGACGATTCGCACTACGGCAGCCCGACGCTGACGTCGTACCTGCTCGTGCTGTCGGATGAAGCGAGCCGCCTCGACCCGCGCTTCGCGCTGCCCGAAGACGTGCGCGCGCAGCTCGAAGCCGGTCTCGGGCGCTTCGTCGAAGGCCGCATCCAGCGCGACACGTGGGCGCCCCGCCAGGACCGCGACCTGCGCAAGCTCGCCGCGATCGAGGCGCTGTCGCGCTACGGCGCGGCGCAGGGCCGGATGCTCGGCTCGCTCGAGATCGCGCCGAACCAGTGGCCGACGTCGGCCGTGATCGACTATCACGCGATCCTGACGCGCGTGAAGGACATCCCGCAGCGCGACGAGAAACGCGCGCAGGTCGAGCAGATCCTGCGCGCGCGGCTCACCTACCAGGGCACGCAACTCGTGTTCTCGACCGCGCGCGACGACGACCTGTGGTGGCTGATGACGAGCAACGAGACCAACGCCGCGCGGCTCGCGCTGGAATTCGCGGGCGACCCGGCGTGGAAGGACGAGATGCCGCGCGTGACGTCCGGCCTGCTCGCGCTGCAGCGCCAGGGCGCGTGGCAGACGACGACGTCGAACGCGCTCGGCCTGCTCGCGGTCGAGCGTTTCTCGCGCGTCTACGAGAGCACGCCCGTCAGCGGCACGACGAAGGTGACGCTCGGCGGCGACGAGCGCTCGATCGCGTGGTCGTCGTCGCCGGCTGCATCGGCTGCATCGGCTGCATCGGCAGCGCCGGCCGCCTCGGCCGTCCCGGCGTCGGCGACCCCGGCCACCCGCGCAGCCGCCGCGCGCAGCGTGATGCTGCCGTGGCCGCGCGCCGCCCAGCCGGGCACGCTCAGCGTCGCGCAGAACGGCACCGGCCGCCCGTGGGCGGCGATCGAAAGCCTCGCCGCGGTGCCGCTGCGCGCGCCGTTCGCGGCAGGCTACCGGATCACGAAGACGGTCACGCCGGTGTCGCCCGCGGTCAAGGGCGTGCTGACCCGCGGCGACGTGGTGCGGGTGCACCTCGACATCGACGCGCAGAGCGACATGACGTGGGTGGTCGTCAACGATCCGATTCCGTCCGGCGCGACGATCCTCGGCTCCGGCCTCGGCCGCGACTCCGAGGCGGCGACGCAGGGCGAGAAGACCGCCGACGGCGCCTGGCCCGCCTTCATCGAACGCGACTTCGACGGCTATCGCGCGTATTACGACTATGTGCCGAAGGGCAAGCTGTCGGTCGAATACACGGTGCGGCTGAACAACGTCGGCACGTTCGGGCTGCCGCCGACGCGCGTCGAGGCGCTGTACGCGCCGTCGGTGTACGGGCTGTGGCCGAATCCGCCGGTGACCGTCAAGCCGGCCGACGCCGGCAAGCCGTGA
- the pbpC gene encoding penicillin-binding protein 1C, with protein MKGFASPRPAHIAGTAGRLFVAVLLAAPLVAHALPSYDDVRHRWRSSDWVLLARDGTPLQRTRVDLAERRGDWVALGDVSPAFREAIVVSEDRRFYEHSGVDWRGIAGAAWGNLWNERTRGASTVTMQLAGLLSDSPRRSGQRSLPQKATQAMNALLLERGWRKDQILEAYLNLVPFRGETIGLDAMSRVLFGKAPSGLDVRESAVAAALVRAPNANAAKVAERACRILRDMQAAQQCASLDGYVQLVTARPPSAARDDGAALAPHFARRIAAEVKPGAGAQVRSTLDAPLQRFARDTLTRALTELNAPAHRRNVQDGAVVVIDNASGEIRAWVGSSGALSGARDVDAVLAPRQAGSTLKPFLYAQAIDEKRLTAASLLDDAPINLATGGGLYIPQNYDKEFKGWVSVRSALGGSLNVPAVRTLVLVTPHRFARTLTALGLPLTQEGDYYGFSLALGSADVTLLSLTNAYRALANGGVARKAIDLPAPASSASAPARAPDGTRVFSEAASFVVTDILADNNARVRTFGFDNPLATRFFSAVKTGTSKDMRDNWAVGYTSRYTVGVWVGNADGSPMWDISGVTGSAPVWSAVVGYLHRDLASRAPRAPAGVEQRRITFERDLEPARGEWFLAGTAVDTIRLAAPVTAGKDGPRAPLTIGAPTDGTIFAIDPDIPPKNQRVWFERTAGRAAKFSWRLDDKVIGHADRVAWMPWPGRHRLELVDARGNVADTIGFEVRGAFAKPGARRP; from the coding sequence ATGAAGGGATTCGCTTCACCCCGGCCGGCGCATATCGCCGGTACTGCCGGCCGCCTCTTCGTCGCCGTGCTGCTCGCGGCCCCGCTCGTCGCGCACGCGCTGCCGTCCTACGACGACGTGCGCCACCGCTGGCGCAGCTCCGACTGGGTGCTGCTCGCCCGCGACGGCACCCCGCTGCAGCGCACCCGCGTCGATCTCGCCGAACGGCGCGGCGACTGGGTCGCGCTCGGCGACGTGTCGCCCGCGTTCCGCGAGGCGATCGTCGTGTCCGAGGACCGGCGCTTCTACGAACATAGCGGCGTCGACTGGCGCGGCATCGCGGGCGCCGCATGGGGCAACCTGTGGAACGAGCGCACGCGGGGCGCGTCGACCGTGACGATGCAGCTCGCCGGCCTGCTCAGCGATTCGCCGCGCCGCTCGGGCCAGCGCTCGCTGCCGCAGAAGGCCACGCAGGCGATGAACGCGCTGCTGCTCGAACGCGGCTGGCGCAAGGACCAGATCCTCGAGGCCTACCTGAACCTCGTGCCGTTCCGCGGCGAGACGATCGGGCTCGACGCGATGTCGCGGGTGCTGTTCGGCAAGGCGCCGTCCGGGCTCGACGTGCGCGAGTCCGCGGTCGCCGCCGCGCTCGTGCGCGCGCCCAACGCGAACGCCGCGAAAGTCGCCGAGCGCGCGTGCCGCATCCTGCGCGACATGCAAGCCGCGCAGCAGTGCGCATCGCTCGACGGCTACGTGCAGCTCGTGACCGCGCGCCCGCCAAGCGCCGCACGCGACGACGGCGCGGCGCTCGCGCCGCATTTCGCGCGGCGCATCGCGGCCGAGGTGAAGCCGGGCGCGGGCGCGCAGGTCCGCTCGACGCTCGACGCGCCGCTGCAGCGCTTCGCACGCGACACGCTGACCCGCGCGCTGACCGAGCTCAATGCCCCCGCCCATCGACGCAACGTGCAGGACGGCGCGGTGGTCGTGATCGACAACGCGAGCGGCGAGATCCGCGCGTGGGTCGGCTCGTCCGGCGCGCTGTCGGGCGCGCGCGACGTCGACGCCGTGCTCGCGCCGCGCCAGGCCGGCTCGACGCTCAAGCCGTTCCTGTATGCGCAGGCGATCGACGAGAAGCGGCTGACCGCCGCATCGTTGCTCGACGACGCGCCGATCAACCTCGCCACGGGTGGCGGCCTGTACATTCCGCAGAACTACGACAAGGAATTCAAGGGCTGGGTGAGCGTGCGCAGCGCGCTCGGCGGATCGCTCAACGTGCCGGCCGTGCGCACGCTCGTGCTCGTGACGCCGCACCGCTTCGCGCGCACGCTGACCGCGCTCGGGCTGCCGCTCACGCAGGAAGGCGACTACTACGGCTTCAGCCTCGCGCTCGGCAGCGCGGACGTCACGCTGCTGTCGCTGACCAACGCGTATCGCGCGCTCGCGAACGGCGGCGTCGCGCGCAAGGCCATCGACCTGCCGGCGCCGGCTTCGTCCGCATCGGCACCGGCGCGCGCGCCCGACGGCACGCGCGTGTTCAGCGAGGCGGCGAGCTTCGTCGTCACCGACATCCTCGCCGACAACAACGCGCGCGTGCGCACGTTCGGCTTCGACAACCCGCTCGCGACGCGTTTCTTCTCGGCGGTCAAGACCGGCACCAGCAAGGACATGCGCGACAACTGGGCCGTCGGGTATACGTCGCGCTACACGGTCGGCGTCTGGGTCGGCAACGCGGACGGCTCGCCGATGTGGGACATCTCGGGCGTGACCGGCTCGGCCCCGGTCTGGTCGGCGGTCGTCGGCTACCTGCATCGCGATCTCGCGAGCCGCGCGCCGCGTGCTCCCGCCGGCGTCGAGCAGCGCCGCATCACGTTCGAGCGCGATCTCGAGCCGGCGCGCGGCGAATGGTTTCTCGCCGGCACCGCGGTCGATACGATCCGGCTCGCCGCGCCCGTCACGGCCGGCAAGGACGGGCCGCGCGCGCCGCTGACGATCGGCGCGCCGACCGACGGGACGATCTTCGCGATCGATCCGGACATTCCGCCGAAGAACCAGCGGGTCTGGTTCGAGCGCACCGCGGGCCGCGCGGCGAAGTTTTCGTGGCGGCTCGACGACAAGGTGATCGGGCACGCGGACCGCGTCGCGTGGATGCCGTGGCCGGGGCGGCACCGGCTCGAACTGGTCGATGCGCGCGGGAATGTCGCCGATACGATCGGGTTCGAAGTGCGGGGCGCGTTCGCGAAGCCGGGGGCGCGCCGGCCGTAA
- a CDS encoding hemerythrin domain-containing protein, which produces MRAPQPRSAVQVILREHRQLSTVISGMQHFVERLAGGATMPGLMVFRAMLYYIREYPEQIHHPNEDRYLFARLRRRTQALDEVIDALEAQHAQGEALLRNIEHELTRCEQVGESAYPQLRAAVDEYAAFYLKHMHVEEEVILPAARQWLTVEDWIELDDAFGANRDPFEGEKFDEDFERLYALIVQVIPEAQA; this is translated from the coding sequence ATGCGAGCCCCACAGCCAAGGAGCGCGGTACAGGTCATTCTCAGGGAGCATCGGCAGCTGTCGACCGTCATCTCGGGTATGCAGCACTTCGTCGAGCGGCTCGCCGGCGGCGCGACGATGCCGGGGCTGATGGTGTTCCGGGCCATGCTGTACTACATCCGCGAGTACCCGGAGCAGATCCATCATCCCAACGAGGATCGGTATCTGTTTGCGCGCCTGCGCCGCCGCACGCAAGCGCTGGACGAAGTCATCGACGCTCTCGAGGCGCAGCACGCGCAAGGCGAAGCGCTGCTGCGGAACATCGAGCATGAGCTGACGCGTTGCGAACAGGTCGGCGAATCCGCCTATCCGCAATTGCGCGCGGCGGTCGACGAATATGCCGCGTTCTACCTGAAGCACATGCACGTCGAGGAAGAGGTCATCCTGCCTGCCGCACGGCAATGGCTGACCGTGGAAGACTGGATCGAGCTCGACGACGCATTCGGCGCGAACCGGGATCCGTTCGAAGGCGAAAAGTTCGACGAGGATTTCGAGCGTCTGTATGCGCTGATCGTGCAGGTGATCCCGGAAGCGCAGGCGTAA
- a CDS encoding methyl-accepting chemotaxis protein — protein MHFWRKLSIQRKLVLSMTSCLLVFVAISSVLSVRLIGSAVRERVVHDELPTALNSIRADVQRQLAGPVAASRLLAGDAFLLQWEADGEPEAGTRNWVRLAENVKTAQKAASVQWVSTTSGNYFTEAGLQRKLGDKDRWLTAFLASGKPFEVNMDRDVTLGGYMMFINARVERDGNPVGAAGMSLSVDALARNIAAYRIGETGFAYLVRPDGAIMMHRDTALIDGKHFMKDEPGLPGDASAVLLAGKPYAYVSYAGPDGARFIATSFIPEVNAYVVVQVPEAELLGPVTRAIRNATLVATVAGLGVALAVILLVGRAIAAPLRRAATLLAEIASGQGDLTRRMTVESEDEIGQLSDAFNRFVSSLSTLVHRVRAASASIATGSSQIASGNADLSARTEGQSSNLERTASSMEEITAVVKNNTETARTAARLVNGASETAVRGGQVVGEVVSTMEQISNASNRISEIIGLIDSISFQTNILALNAAVEAARAGEQGRGFAVVASEVRSLAQRSAQAAKEIKVLIEHSAGTVSVGSRLVGEAGEVIRDVVSQVQGVSAMMNEIAEASLEQSAGIDQIGDAVQSLDQMTQQNAALVEQSAAAAESLNQQAAELSRLMAAFKVDG, from the coding sequence ATGCACTTCTGGCGCAAGCTTTCCATTCAGCGCAAGCTGGTTCTCAGCATGACCAGCTGTCTGCTGGTCTTCGTGGCGATCTCGAGCGTGCTGAGCGTCCGCCTGATCGGCAGCGCGGTGCGCGAGCGTGTCGTGCACGACGAACTGCCGACGGCGTTGAACAGCATCCGCGCCGACGTGCAGCGCCAGCTCGCCGGACCGGTCGCGGCGTCGCGGCTGCTGGCCGGCGATGCGTTTCTGCTGCAATGGGAGGCCGACGGCGAACCCGAGGCCGGCACGCGCAACTGGGTGCGTCTCGCGGAGAACGTGAAGACGGCGCAGAAGGCGGCGTCCGTGCAGTGGGTGTCGACGACGAGCGGCAACTACTTCACCGAGGCCGGGCTGCAGCGCAAGCTCGGCGACAAGGATCGATGGCTGACCGCGTTCCTCGCGTCCGGCAAGCCGTTCGAGGTCAACATGGACCGCGACGTGACGCTCGGCGGCTACATGATGTTCATCAATGCGCGCGTGGAGCGCGACGGCAATCCGGTCGGCGCGGCCGGCATGAGCCTGTCGGTGGACGCGCTGGCCAGGAACATCGCGGCCTACCGGATCGGCGAGACCGGGTTTGCGTACCTCGTGCGCCCGGACGGCGCGATCATGATGCATCGCGACACGGCGCTGATCGACGGCAAGCACTTCATGAAGGACGAACCCGGGCTGCCCGGCGACGCGTCGGCGGTGCTGCTGGCCGGCAAGCCCTACGCATACGTCAGCTATGCGGGACCGGACGGCGCGCGTTTCATCGCCACGTCGTTCATTCCGGAGGTGAACGCGTATGTCGTGGTCCAGGTTCCGGAGGCGGAACTGCTCGGGCCCGTGACCCGTGCGATCCGGAACGCGACGCTGGTGGCGACCGTCGCCGGGTTGGGCGTCGCGCTGGCGGTCATCCTGCTGGTCGGCCGGGCGATCGCCGCACCGTTGCGGCGCGCCGCGACGCTGCTCGCCGAAATCGCCAGCGGGCAGGGCGATCTCACCCGCCGCATGACGGTCGAGAGCGAGGACGAGATCGGGCAGCTGTCGGACGCGTTCAACCGTTTCGTGTCGTCGCTCTCGACGCTCGTCCATCGCGTGCGGGCGGCGTCCGCGTCGATCGCGACAGGCTCCTCGCAGATTGCGTCGGGCAACGCGGATCTCAGCGCGCGCACCGAAGGGCAGTCGAGCAACCTGGAGCGGACCGCGTCGTCGATGGAGGAGATCACCGCCGTCGTGAAGAACAACACGGAAACCGCCCGTACCGCGGCGCGGCTGGTCAACGGCGCGTCCGAAACCGCCGTGCGCGGCGGCCAGGTGGTCGGGGAAGTGGTGAGCACGATGGAGCAGATCAGCAACGCGTCGAACCGGATCTCCGAAATCATCGGGTTGATCGACAGCATCTCGTTCCAGACCAACATCCTCGCGCTCAATGCGGCGGTGGAAGCGGCGCGCGCCGGCGAACAGGGCCGCGGGTTCGCGGTGGTGGCCTCGGAAGTGCGCAGCCTCGCGCAGCGCAGCGCGCAGGCCGCGAAGGAGATCAAGGTGCTGATCGAGCACAGCGCCGGGACGGTGAGCGTCGGCTCGCGGCTCGTCGGCGAGGCCGGCGAGGTGATCCGCGACGTCGTTTCGCAGGTGCAGGGCGTCAGCGCGATGATGAACGAGATCGCCGAGGCGAGCCTCGAGCAAAGCGCCGGCATCGACCAGATCGGGGACGCGGTGCAGTCGCTCGACCAGATGACGCAGCAGAACGCGGCGCTGGTCGAACAGAGCGCGGCGGCGGCGGAGAGCCTCAACCAGCAGGCCGCGGAGCTGTCGCGGCTGATGGCGGCGTTCAAGGTCGACGGCTGA